In the Zingiber officinale cultivar Zhangliang chromosome 5A, Zo_v1.1, whole genome shotgun sequence genome, TACACAAAAGTCTTAAATGAATTAAACAATGCAGTAGATATCTACACAAAGTCGATCATCAAGGCTTTGCAAATGCTCAATTAAGAGTGTAACATGTCTATAATCTTTGCAAGCACTATGTTGTGGTTTCACCTCATTATATGAACAATGCTACTGGGAAACTAGAGTAATAATTATTCTCGTCTCCTTTTTTTCAATCACTTGCTTTCGTATCTGATGGCTAGTCCTGTCTTTTTTGCTGTATTAATAAATCTGATGCTTGTTAAATCTTTTAAGGTGAAAATTAAAAGAACACCTCTTATTTTTCATCTTAAAAGTATCTATATACATAGGGTTATAAATGAGACAGATATGTAGAGTCAAAATTTGTGTTTGATAAGGTAAGGgagtttaaaatgaattaaactATTGAAATCGTAGTTGTTCAAGGTAGTTTTGTTTCGTTTTTTGCgagtttaagtttagtttttttaGATATTGCCGTGAATGTAATATTATAACCTTATTTGtccattttaaattttattaatgaatatgatatttcatgaatatttattcataaatataataaaaaatagtttattaataaattacttaatgtatttatttatttaattaatcttatatatgCTAAATGAACATTTTACTTGGTTAATTTTTAGCTGATTTACAACTTCTTGCTAGCTGTTGGTAAAATCTAGTGAGAGGACCGTGTGATCTTTCACATAAATTTCAATAAAATCTAGTGAGGGGAGACTGTTTCCTTCTTGTTCATCTCAGTGAAGCCCGACGACGAAGacgacgccgccgccgccgccgccgctgcccTCCTCAAATTCCAATATGGATCTCCACCTCTTCTTCCTTCCCATGGTCGCCATGGGCCACTTGATCCCCATGCTCCACTTGGCCCGCCTCTTCGCCGGCCGCCGCGGCGTCCGCGCCACCGTCGTCGCCCCTTCGACCGCCATTTCTCTCATCCATCCCACCCTCCACCACCCCATCCAGCTCCTCCCACTCGGGGAACTCGCTCTCATCACCCACCCTCAGAACAACGCCATCACGCCCGAAATGGCCGCTGAGATCGACCGCCTCGAGGTGCCGTTCCTGCAACTCCTCCGCGACCACTCCACCGACTGCATCGTCGCCGATTTGTTCTACCCCTGGGCTTCCTCCGTGGCCGAGGAGCTGGGCATACCGAGTGTTCTCTTCTCCGGTAGCAGCTGCTTCTCCAGTGTCATCCTGAAGACCCTCGGCCAACTGGTCATTCCCGACCACGACGACCGGCGACCCTTAATAGAGATAAAAGATAATTACCtagattgaccggatcaaattaccaagtcaaatcaaattaagtattagggttattctaataattcagttataattattagaataatttttagaattattctattatttgttaattgattgattgaccgagtacttgtttaaaccttatatattgtattgttctTGGGACAAATTTCAATGAACAAGATTTATTATTACTCTCATCTCTTCCTCTATTATGTAatttttattgatgacttcagcaAGTTTACTTGGGTATTTTTCATGAAACGGAAATCTGATCTTTTTGATATCTTTTGTCAATTCCAAAAACACGTAGAACGTTTCTTTGATCGAAAAATACTCTCTCTCCACTCTGATTGGGGTGGAGAATATCAAGCGCTTAATCGTCATATGGGCTCTTTGGGCATTCTTCATCGAGTCTCATGTCCTCACACTCCCGAACAAAATGGCTCTGCGGAAAGGAAACATCGTTATATAatcgaaactgccttagctcttctcaaTCATGCATCAGTTCCACTCAAATTTTGGGATGACGCGGTTCAAACTGATGTTTATCTTATTAATCGTCTCCCTACTCCATTACTTCACCATAAAAGCCCCTTCGAAAAACTCCACAATCAGTCTCCTAACTATACCTTCTTATGTATTTTCGGTTGTGCATGTTATCCATGGCTACGACCTTATTCtaaacataaacttaatcctCGTTCTCAAcagtgtgttttccttggttatagtaatttgcatcatgggtaTCGTTGCCTACATATACCGACAGGGCGTATATATATATCTCGgcatgttatttttgatgaatctctATTTCCTTTTGCAGCCACAACAACAACTCTATCCTCAAGCAGTGGTTCTTTCTTACCCCCACCTGATATCCCATCTGAATTACCACAGGTTGCTCATCCAATTAGACACACTAGAAATGCAAGAAGAGATGGCATCCTGGGTTCTGCTCCAGAATTCTCTGCAAATTCTCCAAGATCACCAGAATTGACCCAAGTGGCTACTCCATTAAGAGCAGGGCATACTGATGAGAGGAATAATGTTGTGGAACCTATTCCGTGTCCAATCTTGGAAGCCTCGCCAGCTATGGATAATATGCTCTCTAACTCTGGATCGTCAAATAATACAAGTTCGTCATCGGAATTGCCATGTCAGTTTCCTTCCTCCTCCTCGTCAACAAGTGATTCGAATGATGGTCCTCCTCATCGCATGCTTTCCTTAAGTGACATATATGCACGATGCCCTCAAAATAACAACTCGACATCCCCTTCCTCGAGCTCTATTGGTTTCTTCAAAgtctattgaaccaacttgttttacacaggcaaacaaggatccaaattggcgtaATGCAATGGCtatagaatttgatgcacttcttcgtaATGGAACATGGAACCTAGTTCCACGTACTCCCTCCATGAATgtggtgggctctaaatgggtatttcgtcttaagcatcgagctgatggttctcttgaacgacACAAAGCTCGACTcgtagccaaaggatttagtcaacaaccaagtattgacttcaatgacacttttagcccagtcatcaaaattaaatCTGTCAGACTATTGTTATcaatagctgttagttctaattggcctGTACGACAATTAGACATTTCAAATgcgtttctccatggtcatcttaaGGAAACTatttttatggagcaaccacctgggttcattcatccacaatttccatctcatgtttgtcaactcaagaaatcattatacggtcttcgacaagctcctcgtgcatggtttcatcgattatctaattggttacaaactcaaggattttctggatcaaagactgactcgtctttattttacaaaaataatgatGGATTTATGATAttgtttcttatttatgtggatgacattctgataaccggtaatgatcacaagggtatcacaactttattaagtcttctcaatcaagaatttcctactcgagatttgggcATTGCTCGATTTTTTCTTGgcattgagcttattccacatgaggatggaTATCTTCTCTCTcaaagcaaatacattactggacttcttcaaagagctaaaatggatggggcacgtccggtctctacacccATTGTTGTAAACAACTCTCTATCTTCATCTTCTCCTGCTCtgtctgatccacagatttatcgaagcattgttggagccttacaatatgtcactatcacacgacctgatattacttttgcagtaaatcgtgcatgtcaattcatgcatgctccgactgaacaaaattgggataatgtaaaaagaatacttcgctatctcaaaggttctattctacatggtcttcttctATATCGCCAATCGTCTCAAGATTTACATGCTtatagtgatgcagattgggctagttctcctgaagatagatgctctactagtggatatgtaatatttcttggacgaaatcttatctcatggaattcgaaaaagcaacctacggtatctcgttcaagcactgaggcagaatataaagctatagcaaatacaacgtctgaGATTATTTGGTTTCAATCACTTctttctgaacttcatcttgcatcaaatattgcaccaaaaatttggtgcgataatattggagcaacatatctctcTGCAAATCCGGTCTtccatgctcgtacaaaacatgtagAAATTgactttcattttgttcgtgaacgtgtggcaactcaacaattatctgtctcttatatctctgctgaagatcaaatcgctgatatatttactaagccattatccagacaccgtttcaacaagttagcaagcaaactcaacgttaaagatctcccgttaagtttgtcGGGGGGTAATAGAGATAAAAGATAATTACCcagattgaccggatcaaattaccaagTTAAATCAAATTAAGTATTAGGGTTATTCTAATAATTCAGTTATAATTActagaataatttttagaattattctattatttgttaattggttgattgaccgagtacttgtttaaaccctatatattgtattgttctTGGGACAAATTTCAATGAACAAGATTTATTATTACTCTCATCTCTTCCTATTATTACTTTATCAGCCCTTCCTGCTCCCCGGCCTTCCGGACGAGATCCACCTCGCGCGGCCGCAGCTCCCCGATTTCGTAACACACCCGAGCGACTTCGCTAAACGTGCATTAGCCAACGGCGAGAAGAGATACGGAATGATCGTCAACACCTTTGACGATCTCGAGCGGGACTACATCGCACATGCCAAGAAATCCGATGGCGGCAGGATTTGGTGCGTCGGTCCCTTGTCCCTCTCGCAACCGAAGGAAGCGACTTTCAACTTCTCCGACGAGCTCATGCAATGGCTAGATTCCAAGAAACACACCAATTCGGTCCTCTATCTCTGTTTCGGCAGCCTCGGCCTACTCGTCGCCGCCCAGCTTCGGGAAATCGCCCTCGGCCTGCAAGCCTCCGGTGTCGAATTCATCTAGGTGGTGTGCGACGCCGGCGACTTGGCGGAGTGGCTGCCGGAGGGGTTCGACGTGGGGCTGATCGGGGCGGGGAAAGGAATGATCGTGAAAGATTGGGTTCCGCAGCCTTCGATCCTGAACCATCCGGCGGTGGGCGGATTCGTGATGCACTGCGGGTGGAACTCGTGCGTCGAAGCGGTGGCTGTCGGCGTGCCGATGGTGACGTGGCCGCTGCACTCGGAGCAGTTCTTCAACGAGCTGCTGGTGGTGGATCTGCTCGGGATCGGGGTGCCGGCGGGCGCGACCGTGTGCAGCATCAGAGCCGAAGAGAGGAACTTGGTGTCGGCAGAATCGATAAGGAATGCCGCGGCGGAGGTGATGGGGAGCGGCGACGAGGCGGCGGCGAGGAGGAAGAGGGCGGCGCGCCTGCGAGAGGCTTCGGCCAAGGCGACGGAGGAAGGCGGAACGTCTAATTCGGACATGGACCATCTGCTCAACGACTTGATTAACCTGAAAGCCAATAGATTAATCGCCCATTAATTGTGCAATTAGTGTGTGGTGCACATTTATCCATGAATAAATATCTCTATTAGGTCCCGTAGAAAAGTTGGATCATATCTGAtctggtggtaaggacggggaccCGCTTAGGAGGAGATTAGTGACACGTAGGAGTCAAAGGTCAAGAGGGTCGACCCTAGGGTCCTGTCGAGCGTAATCTCCcaggccggacgaaagacagctcGACCACAAGTCGAGTTTCCGACGCAAGGTAAAGGAGCTTCTGTGCCGAGTGGCCAAGCCGCCCGGCTGAGTCGCAGAGCAGTGCggcgcaatctcatccgagcacatGACCGAGGGACTTCCCGCTCGGTCCGATACAATCACATCCCCACACGCTTGGAGCGCCGGGCGGCAGGCCCGCCCGGCAGGCCCGCCTGGCCCGGACGAAAGATAGAAAAGGGCAAAAGGGATAGCTAGGGAGATCAACCTAGAGACAACTGCCGCCGACAATCGGCGTGGTCGACTGTCAGGCCATACAGAGAATCGTACAATGAAAGTTTCCACTGTcccgtcagggatatgctcggacggttgcgaaatgacgtcagacatgctttttcTGACATCCATgtttgaggtatgtttggggaagcgtgcacgcctcAGGAAGTGTGCACacacctccccggggtcctatataaggacccctaagCTTCAGCGGAGGTATGCAATCATCCACACTATAGCTACAGTTCTTATTGTCTTGCTCCAACtttcttctcgcctgacttgagcatcggagggtcgtcgtggGGAATCCCTTCCTGAcccgactttgttgcaggttcgccggaggtccatctCAACCCGACGTCTACACAAAGCCAGcaaagagcgccacgtccccagctttCATCAACTCATagttcggataggatcaaattggcgccgtctgtgggaacacacctgaatccgagcagagaatatggaagaagctggacgccaactcatggtgatgCTCTCTCCCGAAGAACTCGACACGCTTATCTAGGCGCGAGCGGCGAAGATTGTGGAGCAACAACCGAAGGCTCAAGCTGAGCGGATATCACAGCAGGCGACGTCGGCTTCGAGCGGCCGAGCGGCCTAGGAGGACCGACCGGAGCAGCTTTCGATATGGGGGCAGAACAAAGGTCCAACCGACACTCAAGTGGAAgcaccgcccgccccgataccgttcCACCGGGCTTTGTTCCAGACACCGTCAGAAGTCGCGCAGGCCCACCTCGACCGGGggtcttcatccgacgaggcatCCGTCCATAACACTCGGAAGGGCAAGGCACCCGGAACggagtcatcccccgagcggatcaatcgtcaatttTCCGAAGCCATCCTAAGAGACCCACTACCGAGGCACTACACACCCCCGGCGATCGGAGAATACAATGGGACCAGCGATCCggacgatcatctgggtaagttcgacaacactgcCACACTACATCAATATACAGAAGGTgtaaagtgccgagtgttcctcaccaccctttcgggatcaacgcaacggtggttccggaggctgccggacggatcgatcACCAGTTTTAAGGAGTTCCGAACGgcttttctccatcattttgcgagcagtaGGCGCTACCAGAAGATCAGCGTCAGTCTGTTCGACATCAAACAAGGCTCAAGGGAGTCACTCCGAacttacatccagcgcttcaaccaggtggtcatggacatcccgacggtcacctcggagaccatgatgaatgcgttcacgcaagggctcgtcgacggtgacttcttccgatcgctcatctgAAAGCCACCCTgcagctacgaccacatgctgaacaaggccaatgaatacatcaacgtggaggaagcccaggcggcgaggAGAAAAGAAGTGTCGTCCGAGCTGTCGGCAACCGCCGAGCGGAAGGCCCCAGCCAGCCACCAACCACCGAGAGGACCTTAGGCCGAGGGAGCAAGGCCACACCACGAACCCCCGGCCGCACACGGTCCAGCATGTAGCAGCCGATCAACCTAAACcgaagggaaaggtatggactcccatgttctgtTCGCTTCACCAATCAGCCACCCACAACACCCGAGATTGTCGAAGCCTCCCGCCGATCGCTCACCCCACGCCCCGAAGCTACCGCCGTCGATCCCCTTCACCCGATCGGAGTCACCGACACCAAGATACCGGACGGCGTGGAGCTAGGGAATTGCCCGAGCGGCATCAGCAACCGAGGGTCAATCATCAAGCTTCGCAAGAGCGAGCAagaccttccgctcgggaggaagagaatagaagcaacgcaggtcgaggcgaaatcaacatcattgccGGTGGCCCCACTGGAGGGGATTCGAACCGGGCCAGAAAGTCACACGCTCGGCAGCTcaggatccacgcggtcggctgcagccaggagcaGGCGAGCGGGCTCAAGATCAGCTTCGAGCCCCGGGACCTCAAGGGAGTCGAAGTCCCTCACGATGGCgctctcatcatccgagcggtaataactaattacactattcatcacaTATTTATTGATATaggtagctcggtcaacatcattttcaaaaaggtgttcgatcaacttcaaattgatcgagccgagctactTCCAATGATGACCCCGTTAtacgggttcacaggcaatgaggtCCTCCCGATCGACCAGACCAGACTGGCTATCTCGCTAggggaggagccgctcaggagaacGCGGATCACTAACTTCATCATGGTCAACGCCCCTTCCGCATACAATGTGATCCTGGGGCgcccggctctcaacgagttacGAGCGGTCGTCTTAACATTTTGTCAAAAGATAAAATTCCCCATCGAAGATCAAGTGGGGGAAGTCcaaggagaccagctggcagccCGACGATGTTATGTGGAAATGGTCTGAGTCGAGGCAAAGGCCGCTCGGAAAGCTCTacggatcgaggtaaatgctataactgaaaagccacctt is a window encoding:
- the LOC121979970 gene encoding scopoletin glucosyltransferase-like, encoding MGHLIPMLHLARLFAGRRGVRATVVAPSTAISLIHPTLHHPIQLLPLGELALITHPQNNAITPEMAAEIDRLEVPFLQLLRDHSTDCIVADLFYPWASSVAEELGIPSVLFSGSSCFSSVILKTLGQLVAHPIRHTRNARRDGILGSAPEFSANSPRSPELTQVATPLRAGHTDERNNANKDPNWRNAMAIEFDALLRNGTWNLVPRTPSMNVVGSKWPFLLPGLPDEIHLARPQLPDFVTHPSDFAKRALANGEKRYGMIVNTFDDLERDYIAHAKKSDGGRIWCVGPLSLSQPKEATFNFSDELMQWLDSKKHTNSVLYLCFGSLGLLVAAQLREIALGLQASGVEFI